In the genome of Rhodamnia argentea isolate NSW1041297 chromosome 3, ASM2092103v1, whole genome shotgun sequence, one region contains:
- the LOC115743108 gene encoding alpha,alpha-trehalose-phosphate synthase [UDP-forming] 5-like: protein MVSRSYSNLLDLSSGQCLSYGRERRRFSRVATVSGALSELDDDNSNSVGSDAPSSLSQERMIIVGNQLPIRSHRRDNGEWYFSWDEDSLLYQLKDGIAQDVEVIYVGSLKEEIDVSEQDDIAQTLLDTFKCVPAFIPPDLFSKFYHGFCKQQLWPLFHYMLPLSPDLGGRFDRSLWQAYVSVNKIFADKVMEVISPEDDFVWVHDYHLMVLPTFLRKRFNSVKLGFFLHSPFPSSEIYRTLPVRDDLLRALLNADLIGFHTFDYARHFLSCCSRMLGLSYQSKRGYIGLEYYGRTVSIKILPVGIHIGQLQYVLDLPETVSRIAELRDQFRDQTVMLGVDDMDIFKGISLKLLAMEQLLLQHPEMQGKVVLVQIANPARGRGKDVQEVQSETFAAVRRINKSFGRQGYNPVVLIDSPLQFYERIAFYVIAECCLVTAVRDGMNLIPYEYIICRQGNEKLNDTLGLDQSGPRKSMLVLSEFIGCSPSLSGAIRVNPWNIDAVAEAMDSALMVSEAEKQLRHEKHYKYVSTHDVAYWARSFVQDLERACRDHERRRCWGIGFGLGFRVIALDPSFKKLLVEHIVSVYRRTKSRAILLDYDGAMGSSGSNSISAIPTAETVGLLNSLCQDPKNVVFLVSGKERAILSEWFSSCDRLGLAAEHGYFLRPNKESDWETCVSVPDFDWKQTAEPVMRLYMETTDGSTIEIKESSIVWNYQCADPDFGFCQAKELLDHLESVLANEPVSVKSGQHIVEVKPQGVNKGLVAERLLEMMQQRGMLPDFVLCIGDDRSDEDMFGVITSAREGPALSPVAEVFPCTVGQKPSKAKYYLEDTNEILRMLQGLANASEQAA, encoded by the exons ATGGTCTCAAGGTCTTATTCTAACCTTTTAGACCTTTCTTCGGGCCAGTGCCTGAGTTATGGTCGTGAGAGGAGGAGGTTCTCACGCGTGGCCACTGTCAGCGGAGCACTATCTGAGCTCGATGATGACAACAGCAACAGTGTTGGCTCAGATGCTCCCTCATCTTTATCTCAGGAGCGGATGATTATTGTTGGAAACCAGCTCCCGATTCGATCCCACAGAAGAGACAATGGAGAATGGTATTTTTCCTGGGACGAGGACTCGCTTCTTTATCAACTTAAAGATGGCATTGCGCAAGACGTGGAAGTGATCTATGTTGGTAGTCTGAAAGAAGAAATAGACGTGAGTGAGCAAGATGATATAGCCCAAACCTTGCTCGACACTTTCAAATGTGTTCCGGCTTTCATTCCTCCTGACCTGTTCAGTAAATTCTATCACGGATTTTGTAAACAGCAACTCTGGCCTCTGTTTCATTACATGCTTCCATTGTCACCGGATCTTGGTGGTCGGTTCGATCGGTCTCTTTGGCAGGCGTATGTCTCTGTAAACAAGATTTTTGCGGATAAAGTTATGGAAGTGATTAGCCCTGAAGATGATTTTGTGTGGGTTCATGACTATCATTTGATGGTTTTGCCAACATTCTTGCGGAAACGATTCAACAGTGTGAAGCTTGGATTTTTCCTTCACAGCCCATTTCCATCATCAGAGATATATCGAACTCTTCCTGTGAGGGATGACCTACTGAGAGCGCTTTTAAATGCCGATCTTATTGGTTTCCATACTTTTGATTATGCCAGGCACTTCCTATCTTGTTGCAGCAGAATGCTTGGCCTTTCTTATCAATCGAAACGAGGTTACATTGGTTTAGAGTATTATGGTCGCACAGTAAGCATTAAGATCCTTCCTGTGGGAATTCACATAGGTCAGCTTCAATACGTGTTAGATCTTCCTGAGACTGTATCAAGGATTGCGGAGTTACGAGATCAGTTCAGGGATCAGACGGTAATGCTTGGGGTAGATGATATGGACATATTTAAAGGGATCAGCTTGAAACTCCTAGCTATGGAGCAATTGCTTTTGCAGCATCCCGAAATGCAGGGCAAAGTTGTCTTGGTCCAAATTGCGAACCCGGCAAGAGGACGAGGGAAGGATGTGCAAGAGGTTCAGTCTGAAACTTTCGCTGCGGTGAGGAGAATTAACAAATCATTTGGAAGGCAAGGATATAATCCTGTAGTTCTCATAGACAGTCCGCTGCAGTTTTATGAGCGGATTGCTTTCTACGTAATTGCAGAGTGTTGTCTAGTCACGGCAGTGAGGGACGGGATGAACCTTATACCCTACGAATATATCATATGCAGACAAGGAAACGAAAAGCTGAATGATACGTTAGGTCTAGACCAATCAGGACCTAGGAAGAGCATGCTGGTACTCTCTGAGTTCATTGGGTGCTCCCCGTCCTTAAGTGGTGCAATTAGAGTTAACCCCTGGAACATTGATGCTGTGGCAGAAGCGATGGATTCCGCTCTTATGGTTtcggaagctgaaaaacagtTGAGGCATGAGAAACACTATAAATATGTTAGTACGCATGATGTCGCATATTGGGCTCGCAGCTTCGTTCAGGACCTTGAAAGAGCTTGTAGGGATCATGAAAGGAGGAGATGCTGGGGAATTGGTTTCGGCTTAGGGTTCCGCGTGATTGCTCTGGATCCCAGTTTTAAGAAGCTATTAGTCGAGCATATTGTTTCAGTTTACAGGAGAACCAAAAGCCGAGCGATTCTTTTGGATTATGATGGAGCTATGGGGTCATCAGGATCCAATTCCATCAGTGCAATACCTACTGCTGAGACAGTTGGACTCCTCAACAGTTTGTGCCAAGATCCCAAGAATGTTGTCTTCCTTGTCAGTGGAAAGGAGCGAGCTATCCTAAGTGAATGGTTCTCATCGTGTGATAGACTTGGGTTAGCAGCAGAGCATGGCTATTTTCTTAG GCCAAACAAAGAATCAGATTGGGAAACTTGTGTTTCTGTGCCAGATTTTGATTGGAAACAGACAGCTGAGCCGGTTATGAGATTATACATGGAAACAACTGATGGCTCTACCATAGAAATCAAAGAGAGCTCAATTGTGTGGAATTACCAGTGTGCAGATCCAGATTTTGGTTTTTGCCAGGCAAAGGAGCTTTTAGATCACCTGGAAAGTGTTCTTGCAAATGAACCTGTTTCTGTCAAGAGTGGCCAACACATTGTGGAAGTTAAACCTCAG GGTGTCAACAAGGGTCTTGTGGCCGAACGTCTATTGGAGATGATGCAGCAAAGGGGAATGCTTCCAGACTTCGTTCTCTGCATTGGAGATGACCGCTCTGACGAAGACATGTTTGGGGTAATAACGAGCGCGAGAGAGGGCCCGGCACTTTCTCCAGTTGCGGAGGTGTTCCCATGCACCGTGGGCCAGAAACCAAGCAAGGCCAAGTACTACCTGGAAGACACGAACGAAATCTTGAGGATGCTTCAAGGGCTGGCCAACGCTTCGGAGCAAGCCGCCTGA